The genomic interval ACAGCGTCACGGCGAGCGGCATCAGCACCTTGCCGGACAGCTCGTTCAAGGCGGCAGCCAGCACCGCCCCCGGCGCCCCCAGGCTGGCGCGGGCCCCGATGGTCAAAAGCCCCAGCACGCGCACCAGGTCCACGGGGTTCGCCATGACCAGCGTGAGCAGCATGGGGCGGATCACGTCGCCGCTCACCATCACGCTCACGCCCATCACCACCAGGTCGTACAGCACCACCGCAAGGCCCCACACCACGACGGCCGCCCCGAGGGCCCGGCTCCGCTCCCTCGAGGCCACCCCTACAAGCACGCCGATGCCGAGGGAGATCGCCAGGAGCACCACGGAAAGCCCGATGATGCCCGCATACCGCAGCCACCCTTCGCTCCCGGCCCTCAGGGCGATGATCACCCCGGCGGCGCCGAAGCCAACCACGGCAGCCCCGGCCAGAGCGGCCAGGAGCCCGAGATAGCGCCCGGCCACCACCTCGGCGTGCGTCACCGGCTGAACCAGGATCAGGTGGTGCCGCTCCGGTTCCCCCGAGAAGGCCAGCGCCCCCACGGTCAGGGCGACCAGGGGGAGCATCAGGGTGCAGACGCTGAGCAGGCTCGTCGAGGTGCGCACGAACCCCACGAACCCGCTGAACCCGGCGTGGAACATGCCGAAGTACGACAGGGCCAGCGCCAGGGCCGCGAACGTGACGGCGAACACGGACGCCCACCGGGCCCGGCTCGTCGCCTGGAACTCGGCTGCCGCGACGTGGCGGAGCACCCGCACCCTCATCGCCTCGCCTCCTCACGCAACAGGTCAAGGCCCGCGACCTCGGCGTAGGTGAGCACCCGGCCGCCGTGCTCCGCCGCCATCCGTTCCGCCTCGCCCCGGTCCTCGAGGGTGACCAGGCCGTACAGCATCGGCGTTTTGTGGCGGGTCGTCACCCACCACGCCGTCTGCGCGTCGATCCACTCGTGGGTGTTCCAGTCGGGCACGTAGGCAACTCGCACGCCCTGCCAGTCCGGGTGGTGGCGCAACTGGTAGACCACCAGGCACCCGACGTCGCAGAATTTCGCCACCTTTTCCCGGGAAATGAGCTGCGCAGCCGACCGGGGTTCGCTCAAGACCATCCCGCATTCGTCGCACGTGTCGACGCCGTAGAGCACCTGAGCAGGGGGCGGCTTCCCTTCAGACCGGAAGCTCACCAGGGCGACGGCCCCGGCCACCACGATGACCCCGACGACAGCCCAAACCGTCCAGCGGCGCCGCGCCATGCCCTCACCCCCCACCCCCGCCGGCCCGCCCGGGCCGGCCGCCCGGCGGCGCCTGAAGGTAGCTCAGCACCAGTTCCTCGAGGGTCATGCGAGTGGTGCGGAAATCCCTCGGGCAAAAGCCGGCGTTGTGCAACTCACCCAGCACCCGCACCGCCAGATCCGGCGAGCACGACACCACCAGGCCCCCGGCGGAGTTGCTCGAGACCCGGTAGCCCAGGCCGGCCAGGTAACCTCGGGCGGCAGGTGCATCCTCGATCTCCACGTGAAGCCGGCTTTCGAGGCGCGCCGCGATGGCGGCCACGCTCTCGTCCGCCAGGATCCGCCCGCCCTGCAGGATCACCACCCGGTCGGCGCTCTGGAGGGCCTCGTCCAGGAGGTGGCTGGAGACCAGGGCGCACCCGCCCCGCCGGCGCACGCCGTCGAGGATCCCTCTCAGGCGCTGCCGGCCCTCGATGTCCAGGTTGAGGGCGGGCTCATCGAGCAGCAGCACGGGGGGGTTCCCCAGCACCACCTGGGCCAGAGCGACCCGCTGCAACATGCCGCCCGACAATTCCTGAACCGGCCGCCGCTCGAGGCCAGAAAGCCCCACTGCGTCGATGGCCTCCCGGACGGCTTCGCCGGCCCTCCCCGGG from Bacillota bacterium carries:
- a CDS encoding ABC transporter permease subunit; its protein translation is MRVRVLRHVAAAEFQATSRARWASVFAVTFAALALALSYFGMFHAGFSGFVGFVRTSTSLLSVCTLMLPLVALTVGALAFSGEPERHHLILVQPVTHAEVVAGRYLGLLAALAGAAVVGFGAAGVIIALRAGSEGWLRYAGIIGLSVVLLAISLGIGVLVGVASRERSRALGAAVVVWGLAVVLYDLVVMGVSVMVSGDVIRPMLLTLVMANPVDLVRVLGLLTIGARASLGAPGAVLAAALNELSGKVLMPLAVTLWLVLPLYIAYRHMQQQDY
- a CDS encoding nitrous oxide reductase accessory protein NosL, with the protein product MARRRWTVWAVVGVIVVAGAVALVSFRSEGKPPPAQVLYGVDTCDECGMVLSEPRSAAQLISREKVAKFCDVGCLVVYQLRHHPDWQGVRVAYVPDWNTHEWIDAQTAWWVTTRHKTPMLYGLVTLEDRGEAERMAAEHGGRVLTYAEVAGLDLLREEARR
- a CDS encoding ABC transporter ATP-binding protein, yielding VAGHPAGSVESKAAVGFLPQRIDLPENVEVVEVLRFFAGLRVPGRAGEAVREAIDAVGLSGLERRPVQELSGGMLQRVALAQVVLGNPPVLLLDEPALNLDIEGRQRLRGILDGVRRRGGCALVSSHLLDEALQSADRVVILQGGRILADESVAAIAARLESRLHVEIEDAPAARGYLAGLGYRVSSNSAGGLVVSCSPDLAVRVLGELHNAGFCPRDFRTTRMTLEELVLSYLQAPPGGRPGRAGGGGG